One window from the genome of Pyrobaculum ferrireducens encodes:
- the rnhB gene encoding ribonuclease HII, which translates to MIAGVDEAGRGPVVGPLVIAVVAGDGEALRRLGVRDSKKLTPGAREVLYREVLRVSECVNYVVVEPYEVDRYASRGLLNALELDYTARLIELCPADVYYVDSPDVDADRYGSGLSFLTGRRVVALHKGEKVPQVAAASIVAKVVRDRLLEVVKREVGDFGSGYPSDRKTVEWLRAGLVPRECVRWSWGTVGKLFK; encoded by the coding sequence ATGATTGCTGGGGTTGACGAGGCGGGTAGGGGGCCGGTGGTGGGTCCTCTGGTCATCGCCGTGGTGGCGGGGGATGGGGAGGCGCTCCGCCGTCTGGGGGTGAGGGATTCTAAGAAGCTGACGCCGGGGGCTAGGGAGGTGCTGTACCGGGAGGTGCTGAGGGTTTCCGAGTGTGTGAATTATGTCGTGGTGGAGCCCTACGAGGTTGATAGATACGCCTCTAGGGGGTTGCTGAACGCGCTTGAGCTGGACTACACGGCGAGGTTAATAGAGCTGTGCCCCGCCGACGTCTACTACGTGGATTCGCCGGATGTGGACGCAGATAGGTACGGGAGCGGGCTCTCGTTCCTCACCGGCAGGCGGGTGGTGGCTCTGCACAAGGGGGAGAAAGTGCCGCAGGTGGCGGCTGCCAGCATTGTTGCTAAGGTGGTGCGGGATCGCCTGCTGGAGGTTGTGAAGAGGGAGGTGGGGGACTTCGGCAGTGGCTACCCTTCCGACCGCAAGACTGTGGAGTGGTTGCGTGCTGGCCTAGTGCCGCGGGAATGCGTTAGGTGGAGCTGGGGGACGGTTGGTAAATTATTTAAATAG
- the galT gene encoding galactose-1-phosphate uridylyltransferase, producing the protein MEIRKHPLTGEYILVSPHRLGRPWQPEGTCPFCPGAPETGFGWDVLLLPNKYPVVTREPPTPGGEELYEALPARGLSLVVVETPRHDVDDISDLPTEQIEKVLKLLIETQKKAEEDPAARYFLYFRNKGREIGVSLTHPHSQIYILPVVPPRVEAELRASEEWYRRRGTCLHCLITAREEKRVVYQNASWKSFVPYYARWPHEVHIYPKRHVTHLTHLRRDEIRDLADALRKTLCTLKTALSKPMPYILVLHQAPLRQETPHYHLHFEIYGMYRPDGRLKYAAGAELGASLYTLDTTPEEVAERLKTALSQCP; encoded by the coding sequence ATGGAGATTAGAAAACACCCCCTCACCGGCGAATACATACTGGTATCCCCACACCGACTCGGCCGCCCCTGGCAACCAGAGGGTACATGCCCCTTCTGCCCCGGCGCCCCCGAGACAGGTTTCGGCTGGGACGTGTTGCTACTACCAAACAAATACCCGGTGGTCACGAGAGAGCCTCCCACCCCCGGCGGCGAGGAGCTCTACGAGGCGTTGCCAGCCCGCGGCCTATCCCTAGTAGTGGTGGAGACGCCGCGGCACGACGTCGACGACATCAGCGACCTCCCCACAGAGCAGATAGAAAAAGTGCTGAAGCTACTCATCGAAACTCAGAAAAAGGCGGAGGAGGACCCCGCCGCCCGGTACTTCCTCTACTTCCGAAACAAGGGCAGGGAGATAGGCGTCTCGCTAACCCACCCACATTCCCAGATCTACATCCTCCCAGTCGTGCCGCCGCGCGTCGAGGCGGAGCTAAGGGCCTCGGAGGAGTGGTACAGGCGGAGGGGCACGTGTCTACACTGCCTAATCACAGCGCGGGAGGAGAAACGCGTCGTCTACCAAAACGCCAGCTGGAAAAGCTTTGTCCCCTACTACGCCAGGTGGCCCCACGAGGTGCACATCTACCCCAAGAGACACGTCACCCACCTCACCCACCTCAGACGAGACGAAATTAGAGATCTCGCAGACGCCTTGAGAAAAACCCTATGCACACTCAAGACCGCCCTAAGCAAGCCAATGCCCTACATATTAGTACTGCACCAAGCCCCCCTAAGACAGGAGACACCCCACTACCACCTACACTTCGAGATATACGGCATGTACAGACCAGACGGACGCCTCAAATACGCCGCTGGCGCAGAGCTCGGCGCCTCCCTCTACACACTAGACACAACTCCAGAAGAGGTGGCGGAGAGACTGAAAACCGCCCTCAGCCAATGCCCCTAG
- a CDS encoding 30S ribosomal protein S5, which produces MSVVDLSIWEPRTELGRLVKAGKIRTIDEIFANNYIIKEPEIVDILLPGLKQELLNINLVQRQTHAGERNQFQAVVAVGNEDGYVGVGIGKARQVRQAIEKATREAKLNLVPVRRGCGSWKCSCDEPHSVPFVVRGKAGSVEVTLIPAPKGVGLVAGDVAKAVLRLAGVRDVWTKTRGDTRTTLNFAMAVYNALRNTYYFRT; this is translated from the coding sequence GTGAGCGTTGTCGATTTGAGTATTTGGGAGCCCAGGACTGAGCTTGGGAGACTTGTGAAGGCGGGGAAGATTAGGACTATTGACGAAATATTTGCCAATAACTACATTATCAAAGAGCCTGAGATCGTGGATATTCTCCTGCCTGGGCTGAAGCAGGAGTTGCTAAATATAAACCTTGTCCAGCGGCAGACACACGCGGGCGAGAGGAACCAGTTCCAAGCGGTTGTGGCGGTTGGCAACGAGGATGGCTACGTGGGGGTTGGCATCGGCAAGGCGAGGCAGGTGAGGCAGGCTATTGAAAAAGCGACAAGAGAGGCTAAGCTCAACCTGGTGCCGGTTAGGCGGGGTTGCGGGTCGTGGAAGTGTTCATGTGACGAGCCGCACAGCGTGCCTTTTGTGGTGAGGGGGAAGGCGGGGAGTGTGGAGGTTACGCTTATACCTGCGCCGAAGGGCGTCGGGCTGGTGGCTGGCGATGTGGCCAAGGCAGTTCTTAGGCTAGCTGGCGTGAGGGATGTGTGGACTAAGACGCGTGGCGACACGCGGACTACTCTCAACTTTGCCATGGCTGTGTACAACGCTCTGAGAAACACCTACTACTTCAGAACATGA
- a CDS encoding PadR family transcriptional regulator: MFKRRRGIFKGVVLYLLRSRPLSGYEMLKELSRLSSGRYAPSPGTLYPLLSYLEAEGLIEARETYVGRRRKKIYAITEQGLEYLEKLMEDDEFRELVKALEGGGEGGNLLVAIRDELVYIDEVIDEVEGDDAEVLREVLILLRRLEEKISARLRRLESR; encoded by the coding sequence ATGTTTAAGAGGCGTAGGGGGATCTTCAAAGGCGTCGTGCTGTATCTCTTAAGGTCGAGACCCCTCAGCGGCTACGAGATGCTAAAGGAGTTGAGCAGGCTGAGCTCGGGGAGGTACGCGCCTTCCCCCGGGACTCTCTACCCTCTCCTATCGTACCTGGAAGCTGAGGGGCTTATCGAGGCGCGGGAGACCTACGTTGGTAGGCGGAGGAAGAAGATCTACGCCATCACAGAGCAGGGGCTGGAATATTTAGAGAAGCTGATGGAGGACGACGAGTTTAGGGAGCTGGTGAAGGCTCTTGAGGGCGGCGGGGAGGGGGGAAACCTGCTGGTGGCTATTAGAGATGAGCTTGTGTACATAGATGAGGTTATTGACGAGGTTGAGGGGGACGACGCCGAGGTGCTTAGAGAGGTGCTTATACTGCTGAGGCGCCTTGAGGAGAAAATATCGGCGCGTCTCCGGCGTCTGGAGTCAAGATGA
- a CDS encoding 50S ribosomal protein L30, which produces MMAQQKVVYPRYAVIRLRGIPTTPLDIASTLDLLRLRRKFTMVVVPGTPDIMGMIRKVNDWVTWGEIDADTLAEVLRKRGRLVGERPLTLEYLQKWGWQSFEEVALAYVAGEIDRLTCSKKVRVKEGTRPPCIPYLKPFFRLHPPRGGLNSLKLHFSVGGDLGYRGPLINDLIRRML; this is translated from the coding sequence ATGATGGCGCAACAGAAAGTGGTGTATCCACGCTACGCAGTTATTAGGCTCAGGGGTATTCCCACGACGCCGCTTGACATCGCCTCTACGCTGGATCTGTTGAGACTGAGGAGGAAGTTCACCATGGTGGTAGTGCCGGGCACGCCCGACATAATGGGCATGATACGGAAGGTGAACGACTGGGTTACCTGGGGGGAGATAGACGCGGACACTCTGGCGGAGGTGTTGAGGAAGAGAGGTAGGTTGGTGGGTGAGCGGCCTCTCACTCTTGAGTATCTGCAGAAGTGGGGCTGGCAGTCGTTTGAGGAAGTGGCGCTGGCGTACGTAGCTGGCGAGATTGACCGCCTCACTTGTAGTAAAAAGGTTAGGGTTAAGGAGGGCACGCGGCCGCCGTGCATACCCTACTTGAAGCCGTTCTTTAGGCTACACCCGCCCCGCGGCGGCCTAAACAGCCTGAAGCTACACTTCTCAGTGGGCGGCGACTTGGGTTACCGGGGACCGTTGATAAATGATTTAATTCGCCGGATGTTGTAA